Proteins encoded within one genomic window of Lampris incognitus isolate fLamInc1 chromosome 1, fLamInc1.hap2, whole genome shotgun sequence:
- the shisa3 gene encoding protein shisa-3 homolog: MVRVLNWLLLAYLTWTLRISNAHGEYCHGWLDSNGNYHEGFQCPEDFDTMDATVCCGSCALRYCCAAVDARLDQGTCTNDRELDNTEFAPQPIYVPFLMVGSIFVAFVVVGSLVAVYCCTCLRPKQPTQQPIRFSLRSCQGETIPMILTTAPPSLRTPSRQSSTATTSSSSAGGSSSVRRFSLGGQGQSQGQGCLVSATISSSACNPTHIPQTLPPPPPPPYTSPAVAAMPGGIQHPHPLPSSHTHTHTQLQLHQPPMHSHPSQSTGFLLPQQYFFPLQPEPFTGAKGFADFGQS; encoded by the exons ATGGTGCGCGTGCTGAACTGGCTGTTGCTGGCGTATCTGACCTGGACTCTGCGGATATCCAACGCGCACGGGGAATACTGCCATGGCTGGTTGGACAGTAATGGGAATTACCATGAGGGATTTCAGTGTCCGGAGGACTTTGACACCATGGACGCCACGGTGTGCTGCGGCTCCTGCGCCCTGAGATACTGCTGCGCCGCCGTGGACGCGCGGCTGGATCAGGGCACGTGCACCAACGACAGGGAGCTCGACAACACGGAGTTTGCTCCTC AGCCAATCTATGTACCCTTTCTGATGGTGGGCAGTATCTTTGTGGCCTTCGTGGTTGTGGGCTCACTGGTGGCTGTCTACTGCTGCACCTGTCTGCGGCCCAAGCAGCCAACCCAGCAGCCCATCCGCTTCTCCCTCCGCAGCTGCCAGGGCGAGACCATCCCCATGATCCTCACCACCGCACCccccagcctgcgcaccccctcACGGCAGTCCAGCACCGCAACAACAAGCTCTAGTTCGGCGGGGGGCAGCAGCTCCGTGCGCCGGTTCTCGCTTGGGGGTCAAGGTCAGAGCCAGGGCCAGGGGTGCCTGGTTTCTGCCACTATATCTTCGTCGGCCTGCAACCCCACCCACATCCCGCAGACTctacccccgcccccacctcccccatacacatccccAGCTGTGGCAGCAATGCCGGGAGGCATCCAACACCCGCACCCCCTCCCCTCCagccatacacacacccacacacagctgCAGCTCCACCAGCCGCCCATGCACTCTCAtccctcccagagcacagggttCCTACTGCCCCAGCAGTACTTCTTCCCCCTGCAGCCGGAGCCCTTCACGGGGGCTAAGGGCTTTGCAGACTTTGGGCAGAGCTGA